From a single Mesorhizobium shangrilense genomic region:
- a CDS encoding BA14K family protein has protein sequence MNKVMSGLLAATLSISFAATAAIPAEAAPIFGPQAPIVAPSDVQAVDFNPQLKNRHFRNNRNFGQRNHGDNRHFGGNRAYDRQNGGGYWNGHRGYSYYRPGYRRHGDFWFPLAAFAAGAVISGAIVNNEQNRVYQGNSHVQWCYNRYRSYRASDNTFQPNNGPRQQCRSPY, from the coding sequence ATGAATAAGGTCATGTCGGGCTTGCTGGCCGCAACTCTGTCAATTTCATTCGCGGCCACTGCCGCCATACCTGCCGAAGCCGCACCGATATTCGGGCCGCAGGCTCCTATCGTCGCTCCATCCGACGTCCAGGCTGTCGATTTTAATCCGCAGTTGAAGAACCGCCATTTCCGCAATAACCGCAACTTCGGTCAGAGGAACCACGGCGACAACCGACATTTCGGCGGAAATCGCGCCTACGACCGCCAGAACGGTGGAGGCTACTGGAACGGACACCGTGGCTATAGCTACTACCGCCCTGGTTACCGCCGCCACGGCGACTTCTGGTTCCCGCTTGCCGCCTTCGCCGCGGGCGCGGTCATCAGCGGCGCGATCGTCAACAATGAGCAGAATCGCGTCTATCAAGGCAATTCACATGTGCAGTGGTGCTACAATCGCTACAGATCGTATCGCGCCTCGGACAATACCTTCCAGCCGAACAATGGTCCACGTCAGCAGTGCCGCTCGCCCTATTGA